Proteins from a genomic interval of Antedon mediterranea chromosome 5, ecAntMedi1.1, whole genome shotgun sequence:
- the LOC140049361 gene encoding medium-chain acyl-CoA ligase ACSF2, mitochondrial-like isoform X2, protein MFKMALSQNKSYVHAPSLKPFIGLTMHEMLEERVKKNPDREMFIFLSDNERVTFAEFKKRVVDLAAGFLLKLGLRRGDRIAVIGANHVEWPLITAAARAIGVGVANLLLGHTPQTFMNIISRVSCKALFITRSPDTLYSMACEMIPELSESIPGDLNSKHFPDLKKVVGAGSNCKSGMLNFDEISISGCEEEVAKVAKKVTIDDISHFNMTSGSTGTPKLAPYTHFTMLNSYTFPPNHFDEEQINKLACIGNMAYVAATQMSQVQPLLYGTTSVFPSPTYTFEKFLQAVEAERCTFFLLMIDGVVDLAYNPICDKYDLSSLKSGVTGGSPIPSDVIFELNKKLGVHLLNVYGCTETLCVSCLTVNDSPDVWNTSGRPFPNVEIQIVDEEGCPVEVGEKGEIFVRSPTAFRGYCGDIEKTKQMITENGWIKMGDVGKLNADGYLTIVGRIKDIIIRRGVNVHPSEVESIVTTHPAVKSAQIK, encoded by the exons ATGTTTAAAATGGCCTTGTCGCAAAATAAGAGCTACGTCCATGCCCCCAGTCTGAAGCCATTTATTGGGCTGACGATGCACGAGATGCTGGAAGAGAGAGTGAAGAAAAATCCGGACAgagaaatgtttatttttctcaGCGACAATGAACGAGTTACATTTGCTGAATTTAAGAAAAGG gtagtAGACTTAGCAGCCGGGTTTCTACTCAAGCTTGGTCTTCGTCGTGGTGATCGTATAGCTGTTATAGGTGCTAACCACGTAGAATGGCCCCTTATAACGGCTGCAGCGAGAGCAATAGGTGTCGGTGTG GCTAACCTGCTTCTTGGACATACTCCTCAAACATTTATGAACATAATATCACGG GTTTCGTGCAAAGCGTTGTTCATAACTCGTAGCCCGGACACACTTTACTCAATGGCTTGTGAAATGATTCCAGAGTTAAGTGAAAGTATTCCAGGTGACCTGAATTCAAAACA TTTCCCTGATTTAAAGAAGGTCGTAGGCGCTGGTTCAAACTGTAAAAG TGGAATGTTGAATTTCGATGAAATATCTATTTCTGGATGTGAGGAAGAAGTAGCAAAAGTGGCCAAGAAAGTGACAATTGATGACATTAGCCATTTTAATATGACATCG GGCTCAACTGGAACCCCGAAATTGGCACCTTATACTCACTTTACAATGCTGAATTCTTACACCTTTCCACCAAATCATTTTGACGAAGAACAA ATCAATAAATTAGCATGCATTGGTAACATGGCATATGTTGCAGCAACGCAAATGAGTCAAGTACAGCCACTCTTATACGGTACAACTTCAGTGTTTCCTTCACCAACCTATACATTTGAAAAGTTTCTTCAGGCTGTCGAAGCCGAGAG ATGTACCTTTTTCCTTTTGATGATTGATGGTGTAGTCGATCTTGCGTATAATCCTATTTGTGATAAGTACGACCTGTCTTCATTAAAATCAG GAGTGACTGGTGGTTCGCCTATTCCATCAGATGTTATTTTCGAATTGAACAAAAAGCTTGGAGTTCATTTGTTG AATGTTTACGGATGTACAGAAACCCTCTGTGTCAGCTGTTTGACAGTCAATGACAGTCCAGATGTTTGGAATACGTCAGGCCGCCCTTTTCCCAATGTTGAA ATTCAAATAGTTGATGAAGAAGGATGTCCCGTAGAAGTTGGAGAAAAGGGAGAGATATTTGTACGAAGTCCGACTGCGTTCAGAGGTTACTGTGGTGATATTGAGAAAACAAAACAGATGATCACTGAAAATGGATGGATAAAAATGGG AGATGTGGGTAAGTTAAATGCGGATGGCTACCTGACAATTGTTGGTCGAATTAag GACATCATTATCAGAAGAGGTGTCAATGTACATCCTTCAGAAGTGGAAAGTATAGTAACAACTCATCCAGCCGTAAAAAGTGCGCAG atTAAATGA
- the LOC140049361 gene encoding medium-chain acyl-CoA ligase ACSF2, mitochondrial-like isoform X1, giving the protein MFKMALSQNKSYVHAPSLKPFIGLTMHEMLEERVKKNPDREMFIFLSDNERVTFAEFKKRVVDLAAGFLLKLGLRRGDRIAVIGANHVEWPLITAAARAIGVGVANLLLGHTPQTFMNIISRVSCKALFITRSPDTLYSMACEMIPELSESIPGDLNSKHFPDLKKVVGAGSNCKSGMLNFDEISISGCEEEVAKVAKKVTIDDISHFNMTSGSTGTPKLAPYTHFTMLNSYTFPPNHFDEEQINKLACIGNMAYVAATQMSQVQPLLYGTTSVFPSPTYTFEKFLQAVEAERCTFFLLMIDGVVDLAYNPICDKYDLSSLKSGVTGGSPIPSDVIFELNKKLGVHLLNVYGCTETLCVSCLTVNDSPDVWNTSGRPFPNVEIQIVDEEGCPVEVGEKGEIFVRSPTAFRGYCGDIEKTKQMITENGWIKMGDVGKLNADGYLTIVGRIKDIIIRRGVNVHPSEVESIVTTHPAVKSAQVLGIPDYRVGEDVCVCVTLNEGYDVTEEELKTFFEGKMSDYIQPTYFLIFASFQSGASGKVNRTKLREMAIGRIELPETPYAE; this is encoded by the exons ATGTTTAAAATGGCCTTGTCGCAAAATAAGAGCTACGTCCATGCCCCCAGTCTGAAGCCATTTATTGGGCTGACGATGCACGAGATGCTGGAAGAGAGAGTGAAGAAAAATCCGGACAgagaaatgtttatttttctcaGCGACAATGAACGAGTTACATTTGCTGAATTTAAGAAAAGG gtagtAGACTTAGCAGCCGGGTTTCTACTCAAGCTTGGTCTTCGTCGTGGTGATCGTATAGCTGTTATAGGTGCTAACCACGTAGAATGGCCCCTTATAACGGCTGCAGCGAGAGCAATAGGTGTCGGTGTG GCTAACCTGCTTCTTGGACATACTCCTCAAACATTTATGAACATAATATCACGG GTTTCGTGCAAAGCGTTGTTCATAACTCGTAGCCCGGACACACTTTACTCAATGGCTTGTGAAATGATTCCAGAGTTAAGTGAAAGTATTCCAGGTGACCTGAATTCAAAACA TTTCCCTGATTTAAAGAAGGTCGTAGGCGCTGGTTCAAACTGTAAAAG TGGAATGTTGAATTTCGATGAAATATCTATTTCTGGATGTGAGGAAGAAGTAGCAAAAGTGGCCAAGAAAGTGACAATTGATGACATTAGCCATTTTAATATGACATCG GGCTCAACTGGAACCCCGAAATTGGCACCTTATACTCACTTTACAATGCTGAATTCTTACACCTTTCCACCAAATCATTTTGACGAAGAACAA ATCAATAAATTAGCATGCATTGGTAACATGGCATATGTTGCAGCAACGCAAATGAGTCAAGTACAGCCACTCTTATACGGTACAACTTCAGTGTTTCCTTCACCAACCTATACATTTGAAAAGTTTCTTCAGGCTGTCGAAGCCGAGAG ATGTACCTTTTTCCTTTTGATGATTGATGGTGTAGTCGATCTTGCGTATAATCCTATTTGTGATAAGTACGACCTGTCTTCATTAAAATCAG GAGTGACTGGTGGTTCGCCTATTCCATCAGATGTTATTTTCGAATTGAACAAAAAGCTTGGAGTTCATTTGTTG AATGTTTACGGATGTACAGAAACCCTCTGTGTCAGCTGTTTGACAGTCAATGACAGTCCAGATGTTTGGAATACGTCAGGCCGCCCTTTTCCCAATGTTGAA ATTCAAATAGTTGATGAAGAAGGATGTCCCGTAGAAGTTGGAGAAAAGGGAGAGATATTTGTACGAAGTCCGACTGCGTTCAGAGGTTACTGTGGTGATATTGAGAAAACAAAACAGATGATCACTGAAAATGGATGGATAAAAATGGG AGATGTGGGTAAGTTAAATGCGGATGGCTACCTGACAATTGTTGGTCGAATTAag GACATCATTATCAGAAGAGGTGTCAATGTACATCCTTCAGAAGTGGAAAGTATAGTAACAACTCATCCAGCCGTAAAAAGTGCGCAG GTTTTAGGAATCCCGGATTACAGGGTCGGTGAAGATGTGTGTGTATGTGTAAC atTAAATGAAGGTTACGATGTCACTGAAGAAGAACTGAAAACTTTCTTTGAAGGAAAG atgtcAGATTACATCCAGCCGACCTACTTTCTCATTTTTGCCTCGTTTCAATCTGGTGCTTCGGGAAAG GTAAATCGTACGAAGTTGCGAGAGATGGCTATTGGTAGAATTGAATTACCGGAAACTCCTTATGCTGAATAA